In a single window of the Chondrocystis sp. NIES-4102 genome:
- a CDS encoding Cmr4 family CRISPR-associated RAMP protein, whose protein sequence is MLINYSYLYLLSPLHTGGTTQEGNLVGIARESHTNFPYIPSSSIRGRLRANVEDQQQKYKLFGTELENTSQLEQGNIWIGDGALLWLPVPSLSHGVVWVSCPMLLRRWGRYTGKLAQIPVEYSCNCLNGNSGVYLKDAILKKEELKQWHNWQEFIPQTPQTQTIERAIVLPDKHCATLIQMSLWRQVKIKLDEKKSVDGGLRYEEAIPPDTLMYFTWGITSAANARASEMDQEFTELLNKQKILQIGGQESLGRGFVQQWV, encoded by the coding sequence ATGCTTATTAATTACAGCTATCTTTATTTACTTTCTCCTTTACATACAGGGGGGACTACCCAAGAAGGTAATTTAGTCGGAATTGCCCGTGAATCTCATACTAATTTTCCTTATATTCCTTCTAGTAGTATTCGTGGCAGACTTAGGGCGAATGTAGAAGATCAACAGCAAAAATATAAACTATTTGGTACAGAATTAGAAAATACTAGCCAGTTAGAACAGGGTAATATTTGGATTGGGGATGGTGCATTATTATGGCTGCCCGTACCTTCCTTAAGTCATGGAGTAGTTTGGGTAAGCTGTCCGATGCTATTGAGACGCTGGGGGAGATATACGGGTAAATTAGCCCAAATTCCCGTAGAATATAGCTGTAATTGTCTAAATGGTAATTCGGGTGTTTATCTTAAAGATGCCATTCTCAAAAAAGAAGAATTAAAACAATGGCACAATTGGCAAGAATTCATCCCTCAAACACCCCAAACTCAAACAATAGAAAGAGCGATCGTACTTCCCGATAAACATTGCGCTACCTTAATACAAATGAGTTTATGGCGACAGGTAAAAATTAAACTCGACGAAAAGAAAAGTGTTGATGGTGGTTTGCGTTATGAAGAAGCTATTCCCCCCGACACTCTAATGTATTTCACTTGGGGAATTACCTCGGCTGCCAATGCTAGGGCATCTGAAATGGATCAAGAATTTACTGAATTACTAAATAAACAAAAAATCTTGCAAATTGGCGGACAAGAAAGCCTAGGCAGAGGTTTTGTACAGCAATGGGTATAA
- a CDS encoding ribosomal protein S4, with product MSRYRGPRLRIVRRLGDLPGLSRKSPRKAYPPGQHGQNRRKRSEYGIRLEEKQKLRFNYGVTEQQLIRYVRKARRVAGSTGQTLLELLEMRLDNTIFRMGMAGTIPAARQLVGHGHILVNDRVVNIASYQCRPGDVIKVRDRDRSRKLVETNMEYPGLANLPSHLEFDKNTFTGKVNGVIEREWVALQVNELLVVEYYSRMA from the coding sequence ATGTCTCGCTATAGAGGCCCGCGCTTGCGGATCGTTCGCCGTTTAGGTGATTTACCAGGTCTATCTAGAAAAAGCCCTCGTAAAGCTTATCCACCAGGACAACATGGACAAAACCGTCGTAAACGTTCTGAATACGGTATTCGTCTAGAAGAAAAACAAAAGCTACGCTTTAACTACGGAGTTACTGAGCAACAACTAATTCGTTATGTTCGTAAAGCTCGTAGAGTAGCAGGTTCTACAGGACAAACACTACTAGAACTGCTAGAAATGCGTTTAGATAATACCATCTTCCGTATGGGTATGGCTGGTACTATTCCTGCTGCACGTCAGTTAGTTGGTCACGGACATATATTAGTTAATGATCGCGTGGTAAATATTGCTAGCTATCAATGTCGTCCTGGAGATGTAATCAAAGTAAGAGATCGCGATCGCTCTCGTAAGTTGGTAGAAACTAACATGGAATACCCAGGTTTAGCTAATCTACCTAGCCATTTAGAATTTGATAAAAATACTTTTACAGGCAAAGTAAACGGCGTAATTGAGCGCGAATGGGTAGCTCTTCAAGTTAATGAACTACTAGTTGTTGAGTATTATTCTCGTATGGCTTAA
- a CDS encoding pentapeptide repeat protein, which translates to MANLEYLNKLKQGATNWLNWLNHHNQFNIDLINADLRGVDLTEVYLVKADLTGANLTNANIRGANLTGANLQFAQLSDVCLHQANLTGVNLQSACLTEADLTGANLIGSDLRVVKAQYANFTQANLIGTSLRQAQLPQANFIQAKLNRANFSETNLAKAIFNQADLSGANFFEAEAQSASFYQANLYRVNAVSTHLSHGYFLASNLLEAKLVNCDLRWANLSYTDMTQANLEGAKLRGANLRGANLTGANLRGANLRGANLKGTNLSGANLQGVDIEETDLNKAILTGAIMPDENLHF; encoded by the coding sequence GTGGCAAATCTTGAATATCTTAATAAATTAAAACAAGGAGCAACTAATTGGTTAAATTGGTTAAACCATCATAATCAATTCAATATAGATTTAATAAATGCTGATCTGCGAGGGGTTGATTTAACAGAAGTTTATTTAGTTAAGGCAGATTTAACAGGAGCAAATTTAACTAATGCCAATATTAGAGGGGCAAATCTAACAGGAGCTAATTTACAGTTTGCTCAACTGAGTGATGTTTGTCTCCATCAAGCCAATTTAACAGGAGTGAATTTACAATCTGCTTGTTTAACTGAAGCTGATTTAACAGGAGCTAATTTAATTGGCTCTGATTTAAGAGTGGTTAAAGCACAATACGCTAATTTTACCCAAGCTAACCTCATTGGCACTTCCCTAAGACAGGCGCAATTACCCCAGGCAAATTTTATACAGGCTAAACTTAATCGTGCTAATTTTAGCGAAACTAATTTAGCTAAAGCGATTTTTAATCAAGCAGATTTATCAGGGGCAAACTTTTTTGAGGCAGAAGCACAATCAGCTAGTTTTTATCAAGCAAATTTATATCGAGTCAATGCGGTATCTACTCATCTTAGTCATGGTTATTTTTTAGCTAGTAATTTACTAGAAGCTAAATTAGTTAACTGTGATTTACGCTGGGCAAATCTGAGTTATACAGATATGACACAAGCGAATCTAGAAGGAGCTAAGTTACGTGGCGCAAATCTCAGGGGCGCAAATCTAACAGGCGCAAATCTCAGGGGTGCAAATCTCAGGGGTGCAAATCTCAAAGGGACTAACTTGAGTGGAGCTAATTTGCAGGGGGTGGATATTGAAGAAACAGATCTTAATAAGGCTATATTAACAGGCGCGATTATGCCTGATGAGAATCTCCATTTCTAA
- a CDS encoding rfrA pentapeptide repeat-containing protein, whose translation MLLSHLKQRLLGIVLIIAIAIIWVLFSATPVLAQENAVNYTYSEIRGKDFSHQNLVGGVFAAADARGASFEGSNVSNSILTKGIFINTNLKDANFTSSLMDRVSFENSDLTNAIFQDAVATSTNFEGANINGADFSNAILDRYQVFLMCKRATGTNPSTGVETRFSLGCRN comes from the coding sequence ATGCTTTTATCTCACCTCAAACAACGTTTACTCGGCATAGTATTAATTATTGCGATCGCTATTATTTGGGTTTTGTTTAGTGCTACTCCTGTATTAGCCCAAGAGAATGCGGTTAATTATACCTATAGCGAAATTAGAGGTAAGGATTTTTCTCATCAGAATTTGGTGGGGGGAGTTTTTGCAGCAGCAGATGCTAGAGGCGCGAGTTTTGAAGGGTCTAATGTTAGTAATTCGATTTTGACTAAAGGTATTTTTATTAACACTAATCTTAAAGATGCTAACTTTACAAGCTCTTTGATGGACAGGGTGTCTTTTGAAAATTCTGATCTGACTAATGCTATCTTTCAAGACGCGGTAGCTACTAGTACAAACTTTGAAGGGGCAAATATTAATGGTGCTGATTTTTCTAACGCTATTCTAGATCGCTATCAGGTATTTTTAATGTGCAAACGAGCAACTGGTACAAATCCTAGTACAGGAGTGGAAACTAGATTTAGTTTGGGATGTAGAAATTAG
- a CDS encoding binding-protein-dependent transport systems inner membrane component, translating into MTTTKIKVRSPLQFRPSLSQTLTIIGLTITLIYLAIALFAPTLQSIGWLQNPNEALANPIDQVPGVDYWFGTTRQGYDVFSRTLFGTRAAFQVVFLATTISLLLGVPLGLISGYLGGRIDKILLFIMDTIYTLPGLLLSITLAFVVGQGVKNAALALSIAYIPQYYRLVRNHTTSVKTELFIEAAQAMGASTSRILSRYLFFNVIQSVPVLFTLNAADAILILGGLGFLGLGLPPEIPEWGHDLRLALDALPTGIWWSATFPGLAMTIMVTGLSLLGEGLSDLLSHNRRKDVN; encoded by the coding sequence ATGACCACTACTAAAATAAAAGTTAGATCACCGCTTCAATTTCGTCCCAGCTTATCCCAAACCCTAACCATCATAGGACTAACCATCACCCTAATCTATCTGGCGATCGCTCTTTTTGCGCCAACCTTGCAAAGTATCGGCTGGTTACAAAACCCCAATGAAGCCTTAGCCAACCCAATAGATCAAGTACCAGGTGTAGATTACTGGTTTGGGACAACTCGCCAAGGATATGATGTCTTTTCTCGAACCTTATTTGGCACACGCGCAGCATTTCAAGTTGTTTTTCTCGCCACTACAATTAGTTTACTCCTAGGTGTTCCCCTGGGTTTAATTAGTGGTTATTTAGGGGGTAGAATCGACAAGATTTTACTTTTCATCATGGATACCATCTACACTTTACCTGGGCTTCTATTATCCATCACCTTAGCCTTTGTAGTTGGTCAAGGAGTAAAAAACGCAGCCTTAGCCTTAAGTATTGCCTACATTCCTCAATACTATCGTTTAGTTCGCAACCATACCACAAGTGTCAAAACCGAATTGTTTATTGAAGCAGCCCAAGCTATGGGTGCATCCACCAGCAGAATTTTATCCCGCTATTTATTTTTTAATGTAATTCAAAGTGTCCCAGTCTTATTTACTCTCAATGCTGCCGATGCTATTCTTATTCTTGGTGGCTTAGGTTTTCTTGGGTTAGGACTACCTCCTGAAATACCAGAATGGGGTCATGACCTGCGTTTAGCTCTCGATGCTTTACCTACAGGAATTTGGTGGTCAGCTACTTTTCCAGGGTTAGCAATGACTATTATGGTCACGGGTTTATCATTATTGGGAGAAGGTTTGAGCGATTTATTAAGTCATAATAGACGCAAGGACGTAAATTAG
- a CDS encoding cell envelope-related transcriptional attenuator — protein MNDERSPLEASATAGLTDTQILSRRQMQQSTATEDNYQPLWFWRLHSSWSSFVRGLFWGGIIASTAIVSASLGVGLTRIAVVEKVIAQTIDYKTYQARSDTQVQRSNQPSLTRPVNILLIEVPNDPNDLLAFDRDFVGRTKTILLLKFNPQLGTVEAINIPTNSRVKIPGLGWGTIADAHSQGGTALVSQMISQLLPDVVIDGYMRATTQTWRQLSASGKLTLVDCNGRIENCQDRKEQVLRQENTFKSIRQHLSVPAYLNNIKITASELQSQLDSNISASEIMLIINFIQELESDKITVSLLPGYIPGKTMVKNNRGNFNPQSLSHNYQ, from the coding sequence ATGAATGACGAGCGATCGCCCTTGGAAGCATCAGCCACAGCAGGTTTGACAGACACTCAGATATTATCCCGCCGTCAAATGCAACAGTCTACAGCAACAGAGGATAATTATCAGCCTCTATGGTTTTGGCGGTTACACTCTAGTTGGTCTAGTTTTGTACGCGGTTTATTTTGGGGTGGAATTATTGCTTCTACAGCTATTGTTTCGGCTTCTTTGGGAGTGGGTTTAACTAGAATTGCAGTCGTGGAAAAAGTTATTGCTCAAACTATTGATTATAAAACTTATCAAGCTCGATCGGATACTCAGGTGCAACGGTCAAATCAGCCTAGTTTGACTCGTCCAGTTAATATTTTATTGATTGAAGTTCCTAATGATCCTAATGATTTACTCGCCTTTGATCGCGATTTTGTTGGTAGAACTAAAACTATTTTACTCTTAAAATTTAATCCTCAATTAGGTACAGTAGAAGCTATTAATATTCCTACCAATAGTCGGGTTAAAATTCCTGGGCTTGGTTGGGGGACTATCGCTGATGCTCATTCTCAAGGGGGGACAGCTTTAGTATCTCAAATGATTAGTCAATTATTACCCGATGTAGTTATTGATGGTTATATGCGTGCTACGACTCAAACTTGGCGACAGTTATCTGCAAGTGGCAAACTAACTTTAGTTGATTGTAATGGGCGTATTGAGAATTGTCAGGATAGGAAAGAACAAGTTCTTAGACAGGAAAATACTTTTAAATCTATTAGACAACATTTAAGTGTCCCTGCTTATCTTAATAATATCAAAATTACAGCTTCTGAACTTCAATCTCAGTTGGATAGTAATATTTCCGCTTCAGAAATAATGTTAATTATTAATTTTATACAGGAATTGGAGTCTGATAAAATTACTGTTAGTTTGCTACCAGGATATATTCCAGGTAAGACTATGGTTAAAAATAATCGAGGTAATTTTAATCCTCAAAGTTTATCACATAACTATCAATGA
- a CDS encoding sucrose phosphatase: MAVPSMSPFLFISDLDNTLVGDDQALAQLNEELANHRQKYNSKIVYATGRSLYLYSLLAEAKSLLPPNALITSVGTEMYFEQNLEEYDEEWAKILAKGWDRAEIVEIANQFTALQCQPKSEQNPFKISYYLAQAVAETTISELKSALSARGYNLKLIYSAGQDLDLLPENGDKGLAVQFLRQRWGVSPDQTIVCGDSGNDTSMFEGQEKGLIVGNAKPELLEWYAKNKKDNIYLAQSACAGGILEGLRHFNFL; this comes from the coding sequence ATGGCTGTCCCTAGTATGAGTCCCTTTTTATTTATAAGCGATCTAGACAATACCTTAGTAGGAGATGATCAAGCCTTAGCACAACTCAATGAGGAATTGGCTAATCATCGGCAAAAATATAATAGTAAAATTGTTTACGCTACAGGGCGATCGCTTTATCTTTATAGTTTACTCGCTGAAGCTAAATCTTTATTACCTCCAAATGCTTTAATTACTTCTGTGGGAACAGAGATGTATTTTGAGCAAAATTTAGAAGAATATGATGAGGAATGGGCAAAAATTCTAGCAAAAGGTTGGGATAGAGCGGAAATAGTTGAGATAGCTAATCAATTTACAGCTTTACAATGTCAACCTAAATCGGAACAAAATCCTTTTAAAATTAGCTACTATTTGGCGCAAGCGGTTGCCGAAACAACGATCAGCGAACTGAAATCTGCCTTGAGTGCTAGAGGCTATAATCTTAAATTAATCTACAGTGCTGGTCAAGATTTAGATCTTTTGCCAGAAAATGGCGACAAAGGGTTAGCTGTTCAATTCTTGCGTCAACGGTGGGGTGTTTCACCAGATCAAACTATAGTATGTGGTGACTCTGGCAATGATACGTCGATGTTTGAGGGACAAGAAAAAGGTTTAATTGTGGGTAATGCCAAGCCAGAATTGTTGGAGTGGTATGCTAAAAATAAAAAAGACAATATTTATTTAGCCCAGTCTGCTTGTGCAGGTGGCATTTTAGAAGGGTTAAGGCATTTTAATTTTTTGTAA
- a CDS encoding molybdenum cofactor biosynthesis protein A has protein sequence MPNIDYLRISLIDKCNFRCQYCMPESSKLDYLLNQELLTNAEIVSLVQNVFIPLGFTKLRLTGGEPLLRPGVVDLVRELATLGKIEDIAITTNGFLLADLAQPLYDAGLKRINISLDSLNPETFDLIIGNHGKSRWEQTWSGILTAYDVGFDPLKLNVVVIPGVNDTEVLDLAALSIERNWHIRFIEFMPIGNAQLFQDKAWIDSQQLRDLIRQKWGLIESNIKGNGPADVFKIPNAKGTLGFISQMSECFCDRCNRVRLSADGWLRPCLLNETGQINLKTALRNGVDLITLQSQVSQLLAIKSEINFKERDSGTDKGKYTRTMSQIGG, from the coding sequence ATGCCAAACATCGACTATTTACGCATCAGTTTAATTGATAAATGTAATTTTCGTTGTCAATACTGTATGCCAGAATCTAGCAAACTAGATTATCTGCTAAATCAGGAACTATTAACAAATGCCGAAATTGTTTCACTGGTGCAGAATGTTTTTATACCTCTGGGTTTTACTAAGTTGCGCCTAACTGGGGGCGAGCCTTTATTACGCCCTGGGGTTGTAGATTTGGTCAGGGAATTAGCAACATTAGGTAAAATTGAAGATATTGCCATAACTACTAACGGGTTTTTATTAGCTGATTTAGCACAGCCACTCTACGATGCAGGTTTAAAAAGAATTAATATTAGTCTAGATTCCTTAAACCCTGAAACATTTGATTTAATTATCGGCAATCATGGTAAAAGTCGCTGGGAGCAAACCTGGTCGGGTATATTAACCGCCTATGATGTAGGATTTGACCCTTTAAAGCTAAATGTAGTGGTTATCCCTGGGGTAAATGACACAGAGGTTTTAGACTTAGCAGCTTTAAGTATTGAGCGCAACTGGCATATTCGTTTTATAGAATTTATGCCCATTGGTAATGCACAGCTATTTCAAGATAAAGCTTGGATCGATTCCCAACAGTTACGTGATTTAATTAGGCAAAAATGGGGCTTAATTGAATCTAATATAAAAGGAAACGGCCCTGCGGATGTCTTTAAAATTCCTAATGCCAAAGGTACTTTAGGATTTATCTCTCAAATGTCCGAATGCTTTTGCGATCGCTGTAATCGGGTGCGACTTTCAGCAGATGGTTGGTTACGCCCTTGTTTACTTAACGAAACTGGTCAAATTAATCTTAAAACTGCCCTGCGTAATGGTGTAGATTTGATTACATTACAGTCTCAAGTTAGTCAGTTATTAGCAATTAAATCTGAAATTAATTTTAAAGAGCGGGATTCTGGTACAGACAAAGGAAAGTATACCCGTACCATGTCCCAAATTGGAGGATGA